ACAGGTCTTCGAGGCGGTACAGGGCGCGCGTCTGCGGCAGCATCACGTGCAGCACCAGGTCGACCAGGTCCACCAGCACCCATTCGGCGCCGCTGTCGCCTTCCATGCCCAGCACCGGGTAACCGGCGGCCTTGGCGGCGTCGCGGGCGGATTCGGCCAGGGCCCGCACATGGCGGCTCGAGGTGCCGCTGGCAACCACCATGACGGAGGTGAGACTGGTCAGCTGGCTGACGTCGAGCACCGTCACGTCGACGGCTTTGAGTTCTTCGAGTGCGCTGAGCACCACGGCCTGCAGGCCGGCCAAGTCTTGCGGCATGTTTCAGTCGGTATAGAGGTGATGGCGGCGAATGTACCGCAGGCAACTGTCGGTCACGAGAAAGCGCACGCTGCGCCCGGCGCGCAGCGCGGCCCGCACGCGGGTGGCGGAAATGTCCAGCGGCGGCAGTGCCTGACGCCACACCAGACCCGCCGGCGACGCGGCCAGCGCCTGCGCGCTGTCGGCCCAGCGGCCGGCCACGGCCCGGGCGAGCGCGGGCGGCAATTCCTGGATCGGCGCGGCCACCGGCGGACGCTGCATGACCACCAGGTGGGCCAGTTCGAACAGCTCCTGCCAGCGGTGCCAGGTGGTGAGCCCCACAAAGGCGTCTTCGCCGACCAGCAGGCACAGCGGCCGCCGGCCAAGCTGCGCCCGCAGGCCGGTCAGCGTATCGACCGTATAGGACGGCCCGGCACGCTCGAGTTCCCGATCATCCACGGTAAGGCCGGCCACGCCGCGCACCGCCAGGCGCAGCATGGCCAGGCGCTGGGCGGCGCTTGCCGCCGGTTGCGGGCGGTGTGGCGGCACGTGGGCCGGCACCAGGCGTACCTGCGCCAGATCCAGCGCATCG
This Immundisolibacter cernigliae DNA region includes the following protein-coding sequences:
- the rsfS gene encoding ribosome silencing factor, with product MPQDLAGLQAVVLSALEELKAVDVTVLDVSQLTSLTSVMVVASGTSSRHVRALAESARDAAKAAGYPVLGMEGDSGAEWVLVDLVDLVLHVMLPQTRALYRLEDLWSARPGRPKAEQAGDGA
- the nadD gene encoding nicotinate-nucleotide adenylyltransferase, with product MRPVGILGGTFDPVHVGHLRAAIEIRDALDLAQVRLVPAHVPPHRPQPAASAAQRLAMLRLAVRGVAGLTVDDRELERAGPSYTVDTLTGLRAQLGRRPLCLLVGEDAFVGLTTWHRWQELFELAHLVVMQRPPVAAPIQELPPALARAVAGRWADSAQALAASPAGLVWRQALPPLDISATRVRAALRAGRSVRFLVTDSCLRYIRRHHLYTD